A genomic region of Pseudomonas sp. RSB 5.4 contains the following coding sequences:
- a CDS encoding LysR family transcriptional regulator — MNLDVLNNQHSDEIAAFLAVASQGSFVAAGRLLQRHPTIVSKRLAAMEKRLGVRLVERSTRQVRITQVGAKLEERLRAAIGLMDEAQQQAAEGASEVRGTLRLALPAAMGRRWLGPMLPEFLRDHPHVSILADYSERLVDIIDEGFDVAIRIGELEDNRLIATQLSEHRRILCASPAYIEKHGMPENPHDLIEHNCLRFSGLASFPQWRLYRGSKFQTVSPKGNLTANDSESLLAAACADSGILGAGEWLMRHDIAAGKLLHVLPDWQLDTAGGVYLVRPSAKFPSAVVIAFKQWIESKFIPAPPWAI, encoded by the coding sequence ATGAATCTTGACGTTCTGAATAATCAGCACAGTGACGAAATCGCTGCGTTTCTTGCAGTTGCCTCGCAAGGCTCCTTTGTCGCTGCAGGCCGGCTTCTGCAGCGACATCCTACCATCGTCTCGAAACGACTGGCCGCGATGGAAAAGCGCCTCGGTGTCCGTCTCGTCGAGCGCTCAACCCGGCAGGTTCGAATTACGCAAGTAGGCGCCAAGCTTGAGGAACGTCTGCGCGCGGCCATAGGCCTGATGGATGAAGCGCAGCAGCAGGCGGCGGAAGGTGCCAGCGAAGTTCGAGGTACATTGCGACTCGCACTGCCGGCAGCTATGGGACGGCGTTGGCTTGGCCCGATGTTGCCGGAGTTTCTCAGGGATCATCCGCACGTTTCGATTCTCGCAGACTATAGCGAACGTCTGGTCGACATCATTGACGAAGGATTTGACGTTGCGATCCGAATCGGAGAATTGGAAGACAACCGACTAATAGCCACGCAACTAAGTGAGCATCGCCGGATTCTGTGTGCTTCGCCGGCTTACATCGAAAAGCACGGCATGCCCGAAAACCCACACGATCTAATCGAGCACAATTGCCTTCGCTTCAGTGGTCTTGCGTCTTTTCCGCAGTGGAGACTTTATCGCGGCAGCAAATTTCAGACCGTCTCGCCAAAAGGAAACCTGACGGCCAACGACAGCGAATCATTACTTGCCGCGGCTTGCGCTGATTCAGGAATACTGGGTGCTGGCGAATGGTTGATGCGTCATGACATTGCGGCCGGAAAGTTGCTTCATGTTCTCCCGGACTGGCAGCTGGACACCGCCGGAGGGGTTTACCTGGTTAGGCCGTCAGCTAAGTTTC
- a CDS encoding quinone oxidoreductase — translation MVSAIRFNQFGAPEVLNLEPLSEQLPGPGEVWIEQEAVGVNFLDVTQRKGLVPVALPSGLGLEGAGRVVIIGEGVSNVHVGDRVAYATGPIGSYASARLYPAERLVKIPDALSFDDAAAVMFKGITAQYLLKTTYPVAQGTTVLIYGVAGGLGEIMVPWAKHLGATVIGVVSKQASVEKAQTSGCDEVLVFDANSLASEVSRITQGRKVDVVYDPIGRASFEASLDSLRPRGLMVSFGASSGAPSAVELSTLNAKGSLFLTRPSLAAHTASASEYQERAQDVVAAVGAGIIKPRIWASYALKDASQAHTALESGQSSGAIILKP, via the coding sequence ATGGTATCCGCTATCCGCTTTAACCAGTTCGGCGCGCCTGAGGTGTTGAACCTGGAACCGCTGAGTGAACAATTGCCAGGGCCAGGCGAGGTTTGGATTGAACAGGAGGCCGTTGGGGTCAACTTCCTCGACGTGACTCAACGCAAGGGCCTAGTGCCTGTTGCGCTGCCATCCGGACTCGGATTGGAGGGAGCCGGACGGGTCGTCATCATTGGTGAAGGTGTCAGCAACGTGCACGTTGGCGATCGTGTCGCTTATGCCACCGGCCCAATTGGCTCATATGCGTCGGCCCGACTTTATCCGGCCGAACGGCTGGTGAAGATACCAGACGCCTTGTCGTTCGATGATGCCGCCGCTGTCATGTTCAAGGGCATCACAGCGCAGTACCTGTTAAAAACCACCTATCCTGTCGCTCAGGGCACAACTGTCCTGATTTATGGTGTGGCGGGAGGATTGGGGGAGATCATGGTGCCATGGGCCAAGCACCTCGGGGCGACAGTGATCGGTGTGGTTTCAAAACAGGCCAGTGTCGAAAAAGCACAGACATCGGGTTGTGATGAAGTTCTGGTGTTCGACGCCAACAGCCTGGCATCCGAGGTCAGTCGTATTACCCAAGGCAGAAAGGTCGATGTTGTCTACGACCCAATCGGACGTGCTTCTTTCGAGGCGTCTTTGGATAGCCTCCGGCCACGCGGGCTGATGGTCTCGTTCGGGGCTTCGTCAGGTGCGCCCTCGGCTGTGGAGTTGTCAACGCTCAACGCTAAAGGTTCGCTGTTCCTGACACGCCCATCGCTGGCAGCGCACACCGCCAGCGCCTCTGAGTACCAAGAGCGGGCACAGGATGTGGTGGCAGCTGTAGGGGCGGGTATTATCAAGCCCCGGATCTGGGCCAGCTACGCTCTGAAAGATGCATCGCAGGCGCATACAGCGTTGGAGTCGGGGCAGTCATCAGGGGCTATCATTCTAAAACCATGA
- a CDS encoding GrpB family protein: MALTSKITPYNPTWPARFLADKSLIASAFGDELLAIHHVGSTSVPKLAAKPEIDVLIEVHDHRNASARDEVLMGLGYVRGSDLSQGHHFYRRNVDGVRTHKLHACTRGHLTITQMLGFRDLLRRDASIRQQYEALKFQLESSNTGGMAEYLEKKSPFIIAALLHAGISISE, translated from the coding sequence ATGGCGTTGACCAGCAAGATCACTCCCTACAATCCCACTTGGCCCGCTCGTTTTCTGGCAGACAAATCACTCATCGCTTCGGCCTTTGGCGATGAACTGCTTGCCATCCACCACGTTGGAAGCACCTCTGTTCCAAAACTCGCGGCGAAGCCGGAGATCGATGTGCTCATCGAGGTTCACGATCATCGCAATGCCTCGGCGCGGGACGAGGTGTTGATGGGTTTGGGATATGTACGAGGAAGTGATCTATCGCAAGGGCATCATTTCTATCGGCGTAATGTGGATGGGGTTCGCACGCACAAGCTCCACGCTTGTACCCGTGGCCACCTTACGATCACCCAGATGCTTGGGTTCAGAGATTTGCTTAGGCGCGATGCCTCGATCCGCCAGCAGTATGAAGCGCTGAAGTTTCAGTTGGAGTCGAGCAACACTGGTGGGATGGCTGAGTATCTGGAGAAAAAGTCTCCGTTTATTATCGCGGCGCTACTTCATGCCGGTATATCCATTTCTGAATGA